gacgggcaGGGAAAATATGAGTTTTTGCCGGTAGAATCAAGAGACTCCCTTAAAGGACTCCCAAATGGTCCGTGCCGTCCGTCCTTGACTGCATCTGTCTCACCCTTAAACCAGAAGTGTGGAGAGAGCATTACTCCAACgcaaagaggagggagggatgcacCACTAAGCACTCCTgccccactccctcccactgcctcctctcccccatcatCTACCACTCTAGGACAAAATGTTAAGTTGTTttaggggaggggaagggaagggacataCGAAGGGAGGACGAGGGGTGGTCACttaaaaggggaaagggagatatTGTCAAGTATGCTTAGGTAGCGTTGATCTTCACTTACACCTACTCATACGTCTGTCCTCCTATTCCGTTAAtctgtttcttgtgtgtgtgtgtgtgtgtgtgtgtgtgtgtgtgtgtgtgtgtgtgtgtgtgtgtgtgtgtgtgtgtgtatgtgtgtatgtgtgtgtgtgtgtgtgtatgtgtgtatgtgtacgtgtgtgtgtgctccctcAGGTGTTCAAGGGTGTGCTCAGGATAAGCTAAGGGTGTGGGACAGGTGTAAAAAACAAGGCGTGGGCGCAGCGCGAGATGCATGAAGGCtactgtgactgtgtgtgtgtgtgtgtgtgtgtgtgtgtgtgagtaagctCCTATATACGCTTCCTACTcgtactactaacaccaccaccaccactaccaccactactactattactactactactactactattaccattactactactactactaacgatAATAAACACTGTAAACTCCTATATCCTACtcgcactaccaccaccaccaccaccactactatcaccaccaccattattaccaccactactgctactactgctactactacttctaatggAAATAATAAACGCCGTTGCGCTGTTCATCGTGTCCTTGGCTGACGAAAATACGCATAATTAATTCCACTGCCTCTTCATATTCCAAACGCCTAAtgctttaacacacacacacacacacacacacacacacacgcactgacCTTCTGCGCAAACAATgggcactttttttctttctctctctattttctttatcttttttactctctAGGAAAGCGTTTGGCAAGCAGAGCGCAGCGCCAGCGTACTCCTTGATTCGCCAGATAGAGACACAGACAGGCGGAGCGACAGGCAGACACGAGCtcgtaggaaaggaaagactggCCAAACTTTTCCACGCATCTGTGCGCGGAATTTCaaacttgactctctctctctctctctctctctctctgtgtgtgtgtgtgtgtgtgtgtgtgtgtgaacaagaCAACTCAGACACATAAAGAAAACCCAAATAAATACacggaaaaggaagaggtggggaaaaataaatagagaaataatgaatgatacaaaaaatacacacggaaggtaaaaagagacgcagataataataataatgacaataataacaataatgctgCGATAAAGCGGGAAACAGGAAACGAAAAAGAGCGGATAtacgagaaaaaggaagatgggtgggaaaaaaaaaggggaaaataaaatgcACGCGACCTTCACAGCCAAAGACAAATGAGAATCGCGCCAAAATACGTGACGTCAGAGAAGCAGCGTCGTAGTGTAGATGGGGGAAGTAGGGGGAGCGTGAAAGAAGCatatgggaggagaggggaggaagaggtgtggataggaaaggagaagagggagattaGCTAcgaaggaatgagtgaagaaagaggaggaggaggagggggagaggaaaggggtgagagagggagagataaatgtTGCCTTCCTGTTTCGCAGACATTTTTATATATtagttttttattcatcttttcttcctcacctcctccttctcctcctcccccttctcttcttcttcttcctcttcctcttcttcctcctcctcctcctcctcctccctgtgtgGTAATGAGACCTCAAGGTTGCTGagggatcacacacacacacacacacacacacacacacacacacacacacacacacacacacactagatcaCGCACATCCACCCACACCAGCTAAccattcacatacacacacacacacacacacacacacacacacacacacacacacacacctatacactGTTCAAGGTTGGTTTGTGTTTTGCAGTGTTTACAAGAGTCGCGCCGTGCACCTGTTTACTACTGCCGGGGTGGGACGGTGCCGCAGACCCCGTCCCACCCTCACTCATCCACCGCCCATCCAACGCCCCGCTCACCAGCCACGCCAaccccacccacaccacctACACCACTCACACCAAGTCTCCCAGCCATGCTATCTCTGCCCCGTTACAGCCCCGTCCCATCATAGCTGTCCAGCCCATCCCATCCCAGCCCAGCCTATCctatcccatcccatcccagccCAGCTCAGCCCAACTCAGCCTATCCCAAGCCTGCCCAGGCCAGGTCAGCCCATCCTAAGCCTGCACAGGCCAACCCAGCCCATCCCAAGCctgcccagcccagcccaaGCCAGCCCAACCCAGGCCATCCCAAGCCAACCCAGTATAGGTCAACCCAGCCCAGCCCAACCCAGTCCAATCCAggccagcccagcccagcccagacCATCCCAGCCCATTAAAGCCCGGCTcaacccagcccagcccagccaaCTCAGCCCAGCCCAGTCCAGACCATCCCAGCCCATTCAAGCCCGGCTcaacccagcccagcccagccaaCTCAGCACAGCCCAGCCCAGctcagcccagcccagcccagcccaccCCAACCCAGCCCAGCTCAActcagcccagcccagcccagcccaggcCGCCAGAAGCCAAGACTAAACTTAGGCGCCGTCCATCGAAGATTTGCTTcaccacgtacacacacacacacacacacacacacacacacacacacaccataagaAGAGTAGTAAGAgtgtaaataatgatgatgatgatgataataataataataataataataataataataataataataataataataataataataatatatcttaAATTACTATAATTTACTGTCATCAACATAATTACTACTTATGACATTATTACCAAAACTCCTATAGTACCAACAAAAACACCAGCAGCAcgaaatgtagtagtagtagtagtagtagtagtagtagtagtagtagtagtaacagtagtagtaacagaagaagaagaagaagaagaagaagaagaagaagaagaagaagaagaagaagaagaagaagaagaagaagaagaagaagaagaagaagaagaagaagaagaagaagaagaagaagaagaagaagaagaagaagaagaagaagaagaagaagaagaagaagaagaaggaaaagaagaagaagaagaagaagaagaagaagaagaagaagaagaagaagaagaagaagaagaagaagaagatcaacagcatcaacagcaccaacagcagcaacagtagcaagaaggagaagaataatttgtggctagttgtagtagtagtagcagtagtagtagtagtagtagtagtagtagtagtagtagtagtagtagtagtagtagtagtagtagtaaatatgtATTGCATCATGAGAATTGCAAATAGATAACTGCATAACACCATCTCAGTGGATGTGAGGTAGacggaagaaacaaacaaacaaacaaaggaagaaacaaagaaaaaaaggaaggaaggaagcaagcaaggaaggaaggaaggaaggaaggaaggaagagaagtgtgcCTGGCGATGTACGTAGTGGTGATCGTTGGTGGGGTGGCGTGGGGTTTGGGCAGGGATGACTTGGGGTGGCAGTCAAACATGTGGGCCCGTCGCCGAACCCTCCTGACGgggtactactactagtggtggtggtggtggtggtggtgctggtggtctAAGCTTAGCCGTGAGTGGCGGACTCAGACGACAGCCAGACCCCGAGATATGCACGCGTGGGATTtcgcttactctctctctctctctctctctctctctctctctctctctctctctctgtttctgtgtatgtgtgtgtgtgtgtgtgtgtaacttagctctctctctctctctctctctctctctctctctctctctctctctctctctctctctctctctctctctctctctctctctctgtgtgtgtgtgtgtgtgtgtgtgtgtgtgtgtgtgtgtgtgtgtgtgtgtgtgtgtgtgtgtgtgtgtgtgtgtgtgtgtgtacgtaccaTGTCTAGAAGTTCTTTCATAATTTcccttaccagagagagagagagagagagagagagagagagagagagagagagagagagggtacgagTGTTGAGGAAACCAGCCGGAAAAAGACATGAATTTCCGCAGATGTCAACTCTTCTCGCTtcattttttccactttctttttttttcctccctctttcctctctttccttctctccccctccccccttgacGTTCAACATAATGACGCgagtttccttcctcccttcgacGAAACTTTAAATCTTGATATCCTGAGAtgtttcccttgtttcctctcctcctcctcctcctcctcctcctcctcctcctcctcttcttcctcctcttttatattcatttttctcGCTCCTGCATTgtcttcttatctttattctccttcatgcaagtcttctcctgcttcttctatttttgatgtcattttcttttttttctttttctttttcgtcttcctcttcttcttcttcaactttttatttctttctttcgttggtgctgttgttgttgttgttgttgttgttgttgttgttgttgttgttgttgttcgactttttcctcacctcctcctcctcctcctcctcctcctcctccacctcttcttcttcttcttcttcttcttcttcttcttcttcttcttcttcttcttcttcttcttattattattattattattattattgttatcatcactattctttcttctttttcttccgcgcataaccaccaccaccagcaccacctcctcctcttccttcgctttGATTCACGATATAACatagaaagtgagaaaaaaaaacaataaagaagaaaagaaagaagtaccATACGTGAAGGAGGGAATAGTAAAACAACTAAAGAATAACAGAAGCGAAAGtgaaagacaaatgaaaaatTGGATTAATGGGTCGAGTCAAGCATAAAAATGAATCTGggtgaagggcagagagagagagagagagagagagagagagagagagagagagagagagagagagagagagagagagagagagagagagacccttccttccccttctctagCAATCTTCGCCAGAAAATATTTTAAAGGAACGAAATCATCCAAGTTTTctgacctcacacacacacacacacacacacacacacacacacacacacacacacacacacacacacacacacacacacacacacacacacacacacatcgttctcctctctctgttgtaaatagaaaaatattccttataattctctctctctctctctctctctctctctctctctctctctctctctctctctctctctctctctctctttctctctctcctgttttagTGATGAGTACATTTGTGACCttgagagtagagagagagagagagagagagagagagagagagagagagagagagagagagagagagagagagagagagagagagagagagagagaatcataaggAGTTAAACGGACTGTTTCACAACGCCTCGGAGTCTTGCAGTCTGTACCACAAGGATGCAAGGACATTTCAACAGTTCTGCATGGGGAGACTCAGGCCAGTGCGTCACAGTCCGAGGTTCGTCTCTCCCTTGAACCCTTCGACTTCTATGAACGAATGGAGATGTTGTGTTGGAAATTTAGAGCGTGATTTGAAAAGATATAATTGACAGGATAAGGAGTTCAAGTCTTTTtggtgtcttcttcttcttattattattattattattactattattattattgttattgttatcgtcattattctttcttttttcttttttcttgtaaagCAAGTCGTTTTTTTGTATCATAGCTAAAATCAATTCCTTGCtataagttttatatatatatatatatatatatatatatatatatatatatatatatatatatatatatatatatatatatatatatatatatatatatatatatatatatatttatttatttatttattttatttatttattttttgaggatCGTAATAAAAGCTTTGGCTGGATGGACATAGTCTTATTAGAAGGTTTGTACTCTTTTTCATATGAACTGCTATGGCGTAATGAATAAAATGTATCAAATGTATTGCTTTATTTTGTCTATGTAAACTGTCTAAGGTTTGTCTAAAAAATATTTGCTTTAGAAAGGCTAACTAAATGTGTATGTTGAAACCCCTGCACAATATCGATCATGTGAAAAAATACTAGCGATAAATTAATGTTTCGAATGTTCgataaggaagtgaaaagagTGTCACCATCTGTCAGAGAGTTAACAAAGGGCACGATCCTCTGTGTTATAATGGACGTGAGGAAGGCTGCGCGAGGCCACTCCCTTGAAACCTTGCTTCTCTCCACCTATGCAGTGTTACGTTTTCTGATGTAAGACTGAAAACGACGTgcactttatctctctttctttaaccctttcccttcgatatgcaacaattcttGATACTAAAAacacacgaaagaaaaggagttagaagaatagattttgcaatttctagacAGTATAATCTTTAGAGATGGCTGTTGAACAAGAAATGTCTCAGTATTTAGCAATCAATGAAAGATGCGCCTAATAGCAGTAAAAGGATTTATAACAGTTTAAATGCTAAGGCTTAACTATACGTGCTTAAGTTAAAACCTTTCAATACCACGATATAGACTTGATTATATTCTTTATGTCACTAGAGGATGTTGACAAGTTAAGGGTGATGCATTTCATTATCAAAGCGTTATAAATGGTCCAAGTTAATCACCCAACACAATTATATCTTGCTGACTCTAACTGGTGATTTGATGAAGCTCATGAAGTTTGGAAGATGTCCCGAATAGTGAATTGGTTAGATAAAGGGGAACATAATTTTTACTGGCATGACACGGTTCGTCAGCcacgtgagtgagtgagacaaGACTATtacgaaaagaaacaaaaacaaagaaacgaaaaagacaGCGTAATAAAAGTcaagtgttattttctcctttttttctttttatttttgtgaggGAGGCTGACCAAggcatgaaaaaatagaaaaaaactctGCAAATTACATCTTCCCTAAAAAAAGGTTAGATTTTCCAAAAGGTTGGCTAGTTTGGTTCAGGAGGCGTTCTGGTATTGTTCGACGCAGCTGTGGACGAGAGAATGAACAGGCTCGGGAGATAATTGGTAAAAGGAAGTCTCTCGTTGCATGTTGGGAGTATTAAGCATTCTGAGAGCGAAAGTGGTTGGTATTAATGAAGATGTATAAGATTTTGCCACTAGTAAAGTTAGCACGGTGAGTTTAAATCCTTCTTACAGTATCATGATAgctatacaacaacaacaacaacaacaacaacaacaacaactactactactactactactactactactaccactacaactacaacaaactTTCATTACCCCTTTCTCAATCACTCTTCCACACCCATCTGGTCAGAGTAACGATAGATGAACAAGTGATGAGAGGACGCAGGAGGGACAAAAGAGGCGTGAGAGCGGCAGAAGGGTAGAACGAGAGTACGCAGAGAGGGGACGACACACCGGAGGAAGTGAGAGGCGAGAGGCGAGAGGGGAGTCTgtgaaaggagtgaaaaaaaaagagttggcTGGGCTATACAGGGATGAGTCACAGGAAGGCAGTCTGATGAATCCCCTGGtcttccccattctctctctctctctctctctctctctctctctctctctctctctctctctctctctctctctctctctctctctctctctctctccattctatctccctctttccctgtcTTCTTCTATCCTCCCTCCAATTCacctttcctcatcatttcttctcattctctttctctgtcttcttttcttatttcttctcaccctttctctctgtctctttctctttctccgtatCCTTTACCTCTTTACGTCTTCCaaaatttgttcttttttcttttcttcttcttcttcttctacttcttcttctttcttcttcttcttcttcttctttctcttcttgaaCTACTGCaacatattcctctctctctctctctctctctctctctctctctctctctctctctctctctctctctctctctctctctctctctctctaccaagtCTCCGCGCTCGTAGCCCCGCCCTTCagctttttccctccttcccttcctccctcccttccttcctccctccctccctccctccctctgtctccctctcagCGCCTCTCCCTGCCCTGCCTCGCCCCTCCAGCCCCTGAACGCAGTCTCATGCTGCTGATTTACCCAGTCCAGTACATGTGACGTGATcactaccctaccctaacctaaccttacctgacctaacttaatctaacctgatctaacgtgacctaacttaacctaaactatcgtgacctaaccttaccttacaaaaccttagctaacctaacctaacgtaattttACTTGATCTGACGTAACATTACTTAATTTAACATAACCGTACCAAactcaccctaacctaacctaacttaacttgacctgacataatttaatttttgtttctttttttccttcttttgcttcggttgttgtcgttttttttGTAACTCATCATAAGTtgtttaaatatttccttcttcatctcattcctccttcattcctattattctcactccttttacttatctctttctttccttttcttctacttcatttttttcttctcctttctctttttctttattttcttttttaaacttgtctctctctctctctctctctctctctctctctctctctctctctctctctctctctctctctctctctctctctctctcgcacgtaCGTAAATGACCTCCCAAGTTCTGTGCAACCcactcattactctctctctctctctctctctctctctctctctctctctctctctctctctctctctctctctcgcacgtaCGTAAATGACCTCCCAAGTTCTGTGTAACCcactcattactctctctctctctctctctctctctctctctctctctctctctctctctctctctctctcccaggtcaACCCACTCTTGCTAGGCCCTTCCCCCCATGTCTAagcaatcatctctctctctctctctctctctctctctctctctctctctctctctctctctctctctctctctctctctctctctctctctctcatacacattccacaattatcctttcatttcatataacattacattttctttttaccgtttcattcttccttcctatctactcatttatttatttttttcctcctcacaaaTATATCTTCGTATTTTGTACACATCGCTGCTTCTTCCAAACTTCACTTTCAGCTCCAAGTTtgtttagactctctctctctctctctctctctctctctctctctctctctctctctctctctctctctctctctctctctctctctctctcccctccccctatcGGCCGCGCACGTCTGATAAAACCATCGTCAGACCGCTTCCCAGTCCCTCCGCGACCCACTTGCTGCTGCGAAGATCTCAACTTtactgaaactctctctctctctctctctctctctctctctctctctctctctctctctctctctctctctctctctctgtaatccaGTGTACTTATTTCGTTATTCGTATTTTTCTAGGTGTCTTAAATGTGtgtcccatttttttttgttattgtgtgaAATGTTGTGCTCGGCTTGATGTTGCTTGATGAATATTCTATGTTTCGTGATATGatatagcctaacctaacctaacttaacttaacctaacctaacccgacctaacctaacctgacaatCTAACTTGATCTAATTTTAAACTTAAACTAACGTAACTGAAGCTAACATAACACAAGCTGCCATGTTCTAATTTAGCTcatcctaacgtaacctaattaAATCAAACTCTACCAGACTCGTTTGCTATTTCTTGGAAAAACTTATTATCAGTGATCAATTTAAGTGTTAGCTAGACGtggcgctcacacacacacacacacacacacacacacacacacacacacacgacatatTGAGTAAACAAAGCACGCACCACTTACTTGTACTTAcaaacatacttacatacatgcatacacacatacatacattcaccaccccttacacaaacacacacacacacacacacacacacacacacacaccatcacgaACCACACCCatcgcactcactcactcaccaacacactcacCATACTGCAACCTACTTcactccgccacacacacacacacacacacacacacacacacacacacacacatcaactaaTACAACATTTGCAcgtcacaatctctctctctctctctctctctctctctctctctctctctctctctctctctctctctctctctctctctctctctctctctctctctctctctctcttatacacatAGTTAACATCCCTCGAAAACATACCAAATATTTTAAGCAGAGCCTTCCCTCTCAATAactcacacccacccacctactaACAACCACGGCCAgcccgcccacccacccactccctcccccgtgcctttccttcttcactcactcactcagtcactcactcacatactCACTCCTTCTCCATCTAGCCCCATTTATCTCAAGGCACTCGcacgcatgtacacacacacacacacacacacacacacacacacacacacacacacacacacacacacacctcatctaTTCTCATTGTTTTTCTTACCAGTTTATACATAAGTATTGTAACTGttatcaagaacaacaacaacaacaacaactgctgctactactactactactactactactactactattgagaGAAAGTGTACTACAAGTATATTGGCAACTACTACGACTCCCctacattaccaccaccgccaccacaaccaccaccactactgctactactactattactactactactgctactactactactactactactactaccactacctctACTAAGAAATACTGCTGTTATCGCTAATTAATAACATCAAGAAAACTATTAGCAATAAAAAACAGTTAGATCAGTATATAAACAGTCATTGCAATTACTTATCTTTTGCATGAGAAAGACACTAACAAcaacatacgaaaaaaaaaacgtaaagatATCGAACTCACGTCCTTcctaacgaagaaaaaaaaaaaaaagagataaagaaaagtactAAGGAGGGCAAGATCTATTTCGTTgcctcttgcattagtaaggcgGCCGGAATAGGGGGATGAAAgtgagcagaaaaaaagaaggggaaaaaaaaatagcgcagcgaggccacaggaggggTAGAAGGGCACACTGCTGGCAACTTCAGAGGCGCCGCAAAAAGGAACACAGCGATG
This window of the Scylla paramamosain isolate STU-SP2022 chromosome 1, ASM3559412v1, whole genome shotgun sequence genome carries:
- the LOC135104044 gene encoding uncharacterized protein LOC135104044; protein product: MTEIRSEGVKRQRAGRSGSRRRGSGSSSRNGGEGVGGGGRPNASTVSLTSASANRPRRSPACADRLGVGTCPLVQEYMWLPCGVLYLSSLRCLAPSHHSCPAHPIPAQPILSHPIPAQLSPTQPIPSLPRPGQPILSLHRPTQPIPSLPSPAQASPTQAIPSQPSIGQPSPAQPSPIQASPAQPRPSQPIKARLNPAQPSQLSPAQSRPSQPIQARLNPAQPSQLSTAQPSSAQPSPAHPNPAQLNSAQPSPAQAARSQD